The Salvelinus namaycush isolate Seneca chromosome 5, SaNama_1.0, whole genome shotgun sequence genome segment GGGTAGACCTGAGCTGGGTTGAGAGAGGGGGCAGTGCAGCGGTTTAGAAGGCCACCCAACGAGTCTGTAAGCTCGGCATTGAGCAGTTTGACCACTTTATCATCGTCATAGTCGCAGTCTGTGTCTGGGACCCCCTGGCGCAGGAGGAAGTACCTCATACCATCTATGGTGAACCTTTGAGACCTCTCCAGGGGGTCCACCACATTCCCCAAGCTTTTAGACATTTTCTTCCCTCCCACTGTCCAATGAGAGTGCACATGTATGGTCTGTGGGAGGGGCAAGTCAGCAGCCAGTAGGAATGCCGGCCAATAGATGGCATGGAATTTGAGAATGTCCTTTCCCACGACATGATGGGCAGCCCTCCACCATTGAGAGTGTGAGTCCGGGTAACCAGCCACTGTGAGGTAGTTGACCAGGGCGTCTAACCACACGTAGATTGTCTGGTCGAGGTCACCAGGAACTGGAATGCCCCACTGGAGGCGGCTTCTCTGGCGGGAGACAGAGAGGTCTGGGAGGTCCTCCTGGAGCCACTGGAGAACTGCGTGGTGGAACCGTTCTGGCTGCACTGCTCTGGGGTTCCCCTCCAGCCACTCCTGCAGCCGGGACCGGAACTCAGACAGACGGAACATGTAGTTCTCCTCCTTCATCCACTCCACCTGCAAAAGACAAACCAGATGATATTTTATGAGAAAAACAATATATAAAGAGCACTAGAGTAGTAAATAAAGTGTTTTTAAAATAATTAAAACCTACTTGAGTCACTGGACCTGAATTTATCTGACACATGATGGATATGATTTTTCCTGTTCTCTTTCAGATTGTGTAGGTGTTACTTCAGAAACATCACGTTTTGAATACAGACACCTTCTACATTTTCTCTCACCTTCCTAATCGTTATTACATTTCTTATGCTAGAAAGAGAAGCGTTACATGGCCATACCAAGGAACAACACTTAGTAAATGACATGAATCAATGAGATGTAGTAGTAAACCTTGTTATGATGCGAGCAACAACTGTTTATGAAGTCATCCTTTAGCCTACCTTGTGGCCGCTCTCCAGAGAGATCTTGATCTCCTTCCCTGATGAATCCTTGGCATCTCCCACCTGCGATGGCGTGAGGAAGCTCTCGTCCTGCGTGGAGTACCAGCCTTCATAATTCCCCTTATAGATGAAGCCTTTACTCTGAAGCACGGTCCAGAAGTGCTCCACTGCACAGCGGTGTCTCTCCTCAGTGGTACGGATGTAGTCAGTGTATGAGATGTGACAGCTCTTGAAGAGGTATTTGAATCTCTCAGATACTTTAGTGCAGAAACTTAGAGGATCCTGTCCGGCAGCATTGGCAGCCTGTTGGATTTTGAGTCCGTGCTCATCTGTACCTGAAATGCAAAGATGTTATTTAGATATTATGAATGGAGGAGGTGAGTCTCGAAACTCGGGTCGCCTGTCCCTAAGGTAAATCAAAtgacagtttagcagatgttatagcgggtaCAGCGAAATGTGTGTTACTAGCTCATAACAGTGAGgcaaaatgtcaaacaagtacacaaacAAACATCAAAAACTAGACACAATAAATCACGAATGTCAGAACGAATCCAGTTAACAACCCAAATAACATTACATTTGGATTACTGAAACAATCTATGCGTATATACACCAACAAGACATAcctagaatgatatgtacagcagtagatatattagtgAGGTATGTCGAGAATCCAGTGTATAACAGTAACTAATAgcaatgtacagtagtagataTCAGAATGAGGTAAGTGAAGAATACAGTATAAAAAGAAACAGTCCAGTGTTCAATGTCTCTATATACGTGGGACTGCAGCATtggctgtgtgtctgtgcattTATGATGCGCGAGTGGGTTttgggtcatgaaatattgtgtggatgaagggcaggtGGGTTGCAGTCAGattgaaaaaaaagaaaatacagaaaaaaaatacagaaaagtataatttctataggctacatt includes the following:
- the mars2 gene encoding methionine--tRNA ligase, mitochondrial, with the protein product MMKTYLSVIRNCKVAQRWSFSHATRCAVSPSPFSSKWNCKRLMVRRLGTDIPTEDRNYYITTPIFYVNAAPHIGHLYSAVTADYLHRYKLLQGFNSRFVTGTDEHGLKIQQAANAAGQDPLSFCTKVSERFKYLFKSCHISYTDYIRTTEERHRCAVEHFWTVLQSKGFIYKGNYEGWYSTQDESFLTPSQVGDAKDSSGKEIKISLESGHKVEWMKEENYMFRLSEFRSRLQEWLEGNPRAVQPERFHHAVLQWLQEDLPDLSVSRQRSRLQWGIPVPGDLDQTIYVWLDALVNYLTVAGYPDSHSQWWRAAHHVVGKDILKFHAIYWPAFLLAADLPLPQTIHVHSHWTVGGKKMSKSLGNVVDPLERSQRFTIDGMRYFLLRQGVPDTDCDYDDDKVVKLLNAELTDSLGGLLNRCTAPSLNPAQVYPHFCSDSFPSQGTESHKGRAVDEDYHMLDAVRALPAVVEQHYESVHVYKALEAINRCVRQTNGFVQRHTPWKLGSGDGRDQLWLDTILHVSLECLRMYGTLLQPIVPEIADKLLSRLGVKPEEKSWAALNFLVKYQGKDCPFEGRALGPDTGVLFNRLERPNAEKGKPKKAKKATKVKS